The Mycolicibacterium mucogenicum DSM 44124 genomic sequence GAAGTTGATGACCACGCCGCGCCCCGATTCCAGCAGGGCCGGCAGGGCCTGGCGGGTCATCAGGAAAGTGCCGGTGAGGTTGACCGCGATGATGCGGTTCCAGTCGGCCAGGGTGGTTTCATGGGTGTGCGAGCAGGTTTCGATCGCGGCCACGTTGACCAGCACGTCCAGGCCGCCCATGCCGGCGATCGCGGCATCGACGCCCTTGGTGACGTCCTCTTCGGACGAGATGTCGAGGACCGTGGTCGTCAGACGCGCTGCGGTGCCGGCTTTTTCGGCGGCTTCCCGGGTGCGGGCCAGCCCTTCGGCGGAGATGTCGCACGCGACGATGGTGCCGCCCTCGTCGAGCAGTCGGGCCACGGTGGCCTGGCCGATGCCTGACCCGGCGCCGGTCACGATGACCCGGCGGTCGCTGAATCTATCCATGCTGCAAGTCCTTTCGTTGCCGAAGGATTCTTGCGGCACCCGTGCCCGGCGGGACGGCCGGTGCCCGGTCACCGGGATGCCTTCTCAACCTGCGGTCGGCGTGAGTTTGTGGACGGTGCCGAAGAGGTCCGTGCTGTACAGCGCGAGGGGATCCCAGCCGGTGCCCGCGCCGAAGCGCACCGAGGTGCTGCCGAACATCCCCGAGGCCAGAATGCATGCGGCGTGGTGGTCGGGGTCGATGCGGACGATGTCGCCGCCGTCCATCGCCAGGTAGATGAGGCCGTCCGGGCCGACCGTGAGGTCGTCGGGGAACCCGAACAGCCCGAACAGGCCCAGGTTGACGGTGCGGATGTGGGTGGGATCGTTGACGTCCACGATGGCCAGGGTGCTGACGGG encodes the following:
- a CDS encoding SDR family NAD(P)-dependent oxidoreductase, with protein sequence MDRFSDRRVIVTGAGSGIGQATVARLLDEGGTIVACDISAEGLARTREAAEKAGTAARLTTTVLDISSEEDVTKGVDAAIAGMGGLDVLVNVAAIETCSHTHETTLADWNRIIAVNLTGTFLMTRQALPALLESGRGVVINFTSTSASYAHPYMSAYSASKGGILSFTHSLALEYAKKGLRAVNIQPGGVSTPLANGTFAKMPEGTDYGLWTKQVPMLNTGNDANLGDPSAVAAVVAMAASDDGAFLTGTEIRIDGGAHC